A window of Grus americana isolate bGruAme1 chromosome 21, bGruAme1.mat, whole genome shotgun sequence contains these coding sequences:
- the MAD2L2 gene encoding mitotic spindle assembly checkpoint protein MAD2B yields the protein MTTLTRQDLNFGQVVADVLSEFLEVAVHLILYVREVYPIGIFQKRKKYNVPVQMSCHPELNQYIQDTLHCVKPLLEKNDVEKVVVVILDKEHHPVERFVFEITQPPLLSISSESLLSHVEQLLRAFILKISVCDAVLDNNPPGCTFTVLVHTREAATRNMEKIQVIKDFPWILADEQDVHMHDPRLIPLKTMTSDILKMQLYVEERAHKGT from the exons ATGACCACCCTCACACGGCAGGACCTTAACTTTGGACAAG ttgttgcAGATGTTCTTTCAGAATTTCTGGAAGTGGCTGTTCACCTTATCTTATATGTCAGAGAAGTTTACCCTATTGGGAtctttcagaagaggaaaaaatacaatgtACCTGTCCAG ATGTCCTGCCACCCGGAGCTGAATCAGTACATCCAGGACACACTGCACTGTGTAAAGCCACTGCTTGAGAAG AATGATGTGGAGAAAGTTGTAGTTGTAATCCTGGACAAAGAGCACCACCCTGTGGAGAGATTTGTCTTTGAGATCACCCAGCCACCTCTTCTTTCCATTAG CTCAGAGTCCCTGCTGTCCCACGTGGAGCAGTTACTGCGTGCCTTCATCCTGAAGATCAGCGTGTGCGATGCTGTGCTTGACAACAATCCCCCAG GTTGCACCTTCACAGTTCTGGTTCACACACGGGAGGCTGCCACACGGAACATGGAAAAGATCCAGGTGATAAAG GACTTCCCGTGGATCCTCGCTGATGAGCAAGACGTGCACATGCATGACCCCCGGCTTATTCCCCTGAAAACTATGACATCTGATATCTTAAAG ATGCAGCTATATGTAGAAGAGCGAGCCCACAAAGGCACCTGA
- the FBXO2 gene encoding F-box only protein 2 — MESLPEAVLIKILASIPAVDLVLACRLVCCQWKNLVDGAALWILKCQQEGLTGAESQEDAENWQNFYFLSKKRKNLIKNPCGEEDLQHWGEVDNGGDGWKIEELPGDFGKEFPSEEVHKYFVTSYEWCRKAQVIDLRAEGYWEELMDTTQPKVVVKDWYAGRSDAGCLYELSVKLLSENEDVLAEYKSETIDIPQDNDANWTEISHTFSNYGPGVRFVRFEHGGQDTLFWKGWYGVRVTNSSVTVEP, encoded by the exons ATGGAGTCCCTCCCTGAAGCAGTCCTGATCAAAATCCTGGCTTCCATACCTGCAGTGGATTTGGTGCTGGCGTGCCGCCTGGTCTGCTGCCAGTGGAAGAACCTGGTCGATGGAGCTGCGCTTTGGATCCTGAAGTGTCAGCAGGAAGGCCTCACTGGAGCAGAGTCACAGGAGGATGCAGAGAACTGGCAAAACTTCTACTTCCTGagtaagaaaaggaagaatctCATCAAGAACCCATGTGGTGAAG AAGACTTGCAGCACTGGGGAGAGGTAGACAATGGAGGTGATGGCTGGAAAATTGAAGAGCTCCCTGGGGACTTTGGAAAAGAATTCCCTAGTGAAGAAGTCCATAAATACTTTGTTACATCTTATGA GTGGTGTCGAAAGGCTCAGGTCATTGACCTTAGGGCTGAGGGCTACTGGGAAGAGCTGATGGATACAACCCAGCCTAAAGTTGTGGTAAAAGACTG GTATGCAGGACGCAGTGATGCTGGCTGCCTCTATGAGCTCTCTGTGAAACTGCTCTCAGAGAACGAGGATGTTCTGGCTGAGTACAAAAGTGAGACTATTGACATCCCACAGGACAATGATGCCAACTGGACTGAG ATCTCCCACACTTTTTCCAACTATGGGCCTGGGGTCCGCTTTGTCCGCTTCGAACACGGTGGCCAGGACACACTATTCTGGAAGGGATGGTATGGCGTACGTGTTACCAACAGCAGCGTCACAGTGGAGCCGTAG
- the FBXO44 gene encoding F-box only protein 44, with protein MTTICDLPEDVLVELLSLLPARDLLCACRLVCTQWRYVVDLTTLWKRKCQREGFYVQNLDRSISDWKVFYMLCNLKRNLIKNPCAEENFQHWKLDSNDGDKWKIEDLPGPHGREIPDPEVHKYFVTSYGPCFKSQLITLQKEGYWNQLMDEKRPEIVVKDWYAARFDCGCRYELTVRLLSEDYIVLEEFCPEPVIIEQWNDAMWREISHTFQNYPAGVRYIWFQHGGQDTQFWAGWYGIRVTNSSITIGPLTLL; from the exons ATGACAACCATTTGCGACCTCCCCGAAGACGTCCTGGTGGAGCTGCTCTCGCTGCTCCCAGCCCGGGACCTGCTCTGTGCCTGCAGACTGGTCTGCACGCAGTGGCGGTACGTGGTGGATCTGACCACCCTATGGAAACGCAAGTGCCAGCGCGAGGGGTTCTATGTTCAGAATTTGGACAGAAGCATCTCTGACTGGAAGGTCTTCTATATGCTCTGCAACTTGAAGAGAAACTTAATCAAAAACCCCTGTGCTGAAg AGAACTTTCAGCACTGGAAACTTGATAGCAATGATGGAGATAAATGGAAAATTGAGGATCTGCCTGGACCTCATGGAAGAGAGATTCCAGACCCCGAAGTACACAAATACTTTGTCACTTCATATGG GCCATGCTTCAAGTCTCAACTCATTACCCTGCAGAAAGAAGGATACTGGAATCAGTTGATGGATGAGAAACGGCCTGAAATTGTAGTCAAGGACTG GTATGCTGCCAGATTTGACTGTGGGTGTCGCTATGAACTTACGGTGAGGCTGCTTTCTGAGGACTACATTGTCCTTGAGGAGTTCTGCCCTGAGCCAGTGATTATAGAGCAGTGGAATGATGCAATGTGGAGAGAG atTTCTCATACCTTCCAGAATTACCCAGCTGGAGTTCGTTACATCTGGTTTCAGCACGGAGGCCAAGACACCCAGTTCTGGGCAGGATGGTATGGGATCCGAGTGACAAACAGCAGCATCACCATTGGGCCCCTGACATTGTTATGA